Proteins encoded in a region of the Tumebacillus sp. BK434 genome:
- a CDS encoding endospore germination permease, with protein sequence METKIKINHRQMAWMVTVILTAGGFLTTPKTLVALSKADAWLTQIAGMVYALFIAALLYYLARRFPGKSLFEITFELLGKWGGGLCNFLFLLHIFTILIRDMGVFSDFMNTTLLIRTPGEIIVLLMILLVVYFASSSVEVAVRVNDLIFPLFLGMLLAVPLLLGNEFDLRRIEPIFGQGYHPVLGGNLIAWGWYDEILIVGAFMGMLGSSKKLYAALRHGVMSTALLMTMVLFFTVAVLGIEVAARLMYPNYSLVEQIHITDYLDRIELFMFSVWLPIFLLKIAFKFLAILHIFSAFAGRMNLSLYGKQAGWLLLLLWSFAFKSVTEVFNFANYGTVLISAPDILICLLLYLAGRRRKVVDEEGVAADDRPQPQKKQKGGIWQWAIQQPERRWQRITNYAATSAVLIFLLAAYFGQFSPAAGAIGGGGILLALIIGYTSSYLEMRQANYASVRRQQKAKQRRRAG encoded by the coding sequence ATGGAGACCAAGATCAAGATCAACCACCGCCAGATGGCCTGGATGGTGACGGTGATACTCACGGCGGGCGGCTTTCTGACGACGCCCAAAACGCTGGTCGCACTCTCCAAAGCGGACGCCTGGCTGACCCAGATCGCCGGGATGGTCTACGCGCTGTTCATCGCGGCGCTGCTCTATTATCTCGCCCGGCGCTTTCCCGGCAAAAGCCTGTTCGAGATCACGTTTGAGCTGCTGGGAAAATGGGGCGGCGGCCTGTGCAATTTCCTGTTCTTGCTGCACATCTTCACCATCCTGATCCGCGATATGGGTGTGTTCAGCGACTTTATGAACACCACGCTGCTGATTCGCACCCCGGGCGAGATCATCGTGCTGTTGATGATTCTCTTGGTCGTCTACTTCGCGAGCAGCAGCGTCGAAGTGGCGGTGCGGGTCAACGACCTGATCTTTCCGCTGTTTCTCGGCATGCTGCTGGCCGTCCCGCTGCTGCTTGGCAACGAGTTCGATTTGCGACGCATTGAACCGATCTTCGGACAAGGCTATCACCCGGTGCTGGGGGGAAATCTGATCGCCTGGGGCTGGTATGACGAGATCCTGATCGTCGGCGCGTTTATGGGGATGCTGGGGAGCAGCAAAAAGCTGTACGCCGCGCTGCGCCACGGCGTGATGAGCACCGCGCTGCTGATGACGATGGTGCTGTTTTTCACCGTCGCCGTGCTCGGCATCGAGGTCGCCGCCCGGCTGATGTATCCCAACTACTCGCTGGTCGAGCAGATTCATATCACCGATTACCTGGACCGGATCGAACTCTTTATGTTTTCGGTCTGGCTGCCGATCTTCTTGCTGAAGATCGCCTTCAAATTCCTCGCCATCCTGCACATTTTCAGCGCTTTCGCCGGGCGGATGAATTTGTCGCTGTACGGGAAACAGGCCGGATGGCTCCTCCTGCTCTTGTGGTCGTTCGCCTTTAAAAGCGTCACCGAGGTCTTCAATTTTGCCAACTACGGCACCGTGTTGATCTCCGCTCCCGATATCCTGATCTGCTTGCTGCTGTATCTGGCCGGGCGCAGGCGCAAGGTGGTCGACGAAGAGGGCGTCGCAGCGGACGACAGACCCCAGCCGCAAAAAAAGCAGAAGGGCGGCATCTGGCAGTGGGCGATCCAACAACCGGAAAGGAGGTGGCAGCGGATCACCAACTATGCGGCAACGTCCGCCGTGCTGATCTTCCTGTTGGCCGCTTACTTCGGGCAATTCTCACCGGCGGCAGGAGCGATCGGCGGGGGCGGCATTCTGCTGGCGCTGATCATCGGGTATACTTCGTCCTATCTGGAGATGCGACAGGCCAATTACGCCAGCGTGCGCCGGCAGCAAAAAGCCAAACAGCGCAGGCGGGCCGGATAA
- the speE gene encoding polyamine aminopropyltransferase — protein sequence MELWYTEKQTENYGITAKISKTLHTEQTEFQDLAMIETEQWGKMLVLDGMVMTTDKDEFVYHEMITHLAMNTHPNPKRALVVGGGDGGAIREILKYPSIETAVLAEIDGRVIEVSKEYLPEIAGKLSDPRVDVQVVDGIQYIHDNKNSFDVILVDSTEPVGPAVGLFAKSFYEGIYDALKEDGIMVAQTESPFFNADLISRVYKDISSLFPVTRYYTAAIPTYPSGLWSFTMGSKKHDPLEVDDSKLIEPEGTKYYHKGLHKSVFNVPKFVMELLK from the coding sequence ATGGAACTCTGGTACACCGAAAAACAAACCGAAAACTACGGCATCACCGCGAAGATCAGCAAGACTCTGCACACCGAGCAGACCGAATTTCAAGACCTGGCGATGATCGAAACTGAACAGTGGGGCAAAATGCTCGTGCTCGACGGTATGGTCATGACCACCGACAAGGACGAATTCGTCTACCATGAGATGATCACCCACCTGGCGATGAACACTCACCCGAACCCGAAGCGCGCGCTGGTCGTCGGCGGCGGCGACGGCGGTGCGATCCGCGAGATCCTCAAGTACCCGTCGATCGAAACGGCAGTGCTGGCTGAAATCGACGGCCGCGTCATCGAAGTCTCCAAAGAGTACCTGCCGGAGATCGCTGGCAAGCTGTCCGACCCGCGCGTAGACGTGCAAGTGGTCGACGGCATCCAGTACATTCACGACAACAAGAATTCGTTTGACGTCATCCTCGTCGATTCCACCGAACCGGTCGGTCCGGCGGTTGGCCTGTTCGCGAAGAGCTTCTACGAAGGCATCTACGACGCGCTGAAAGAAGACGGCATCATGGTCGCGCAAACGGAATCCCCGTTCTTCAACGCCGACCTGATCAGCCGCGTCTACAAGGACATCTCTTCCCTGTTCCCGGTGACCCGCTACTACACCGCAGCGATCCCGACCTATCCGTCCGGCCTGTGGTCCTTCACCATGGGTTCCAAGAAGCACGATCCGCTGGAAGTTGACGACAGCAAGCTGATCGAGCCGGAAGGTACCAAGTACTACCACAAAGGCCTGCACAAGTCGGTCTTCAACGTGCCGAAGTTCGTGATGGAGCTGTTGAAATAA
- a CDS encoding pyridoxal phosphate-dependent aminotransferase, which yields MAWGLSDRVKNIAPSPTLSIDAKTKQMIADGIDVINLSVGEPDFGTPDVACSAGKVAIDEQFTKYTAVPGIVELRKKIAAFLKDHAGLHYTADDILVSSGAKHSLYNAFMALCNPGDEVILPAPYWVSYPEMIRLAQAEPVVIPTDESTGFKITPEQLERAVTPKTKVLLLNSPSNPTGAVYTKEELQALAEVIKQHEFFVISDEIYDQLVYDVEQVSIASFGEELKARTLLINGFSKAYSMTGWRVGYMAGEKSLIKAMTSFQSHTTANPASISQRAALAALDHHDEEMVPEFRWRRDYVLDRIRKMPHLTCDTPSGAFYVFPNCAATYGKSYKGHVIHNSDDFATLLLEQAKIALVPGSAFAAPNNFRISYATSRDNLAKAMDRLEAFLNDVQ from the coding sequence ATGGCATGGGGACTTTCTGACCGAGTCAAAAACATCGCGCCTTCGCCGACGCTTTCGATCGACGCGAAGACCAAACAGATGATCGCCGACGGAATCGACGTGATCAACCTGAGCGTAGGAGAACCTGACTTCGGGACGCCGGATGTGGCTTGTTCGGCTGGCAAGGTTGCAATCGATGAGCAATTTACCAAGTATACGGCCGTACCGGGCATCGTGGAACTGCGCAAGAAGATCGCGGCCTTCTTAAAGGATCACGCGGGACTTCACTACACGGCGGACGACATCCTCGTCTCGTCGGGCGCGAAACACTCCCTGTACAACGCATTCATGGCGCTTTGCAACCCGGGCGACGAAGTGATTTTGCCCGCTCCGTATTGGGTGTCCTACCCGGAGATGATCCGCCTGGCCCAAGCAGAGCCGGTGGTGATCCCGACCGATGAATCGACCGGTTTCAAAATCACGCCCGAGCAGCTCGAGCGTGCCGTCACGCCGAAGACCAAGGTGCTCCTGCTCAACTCTCCGAGCAACCCGACCGGCGCCGTCTACACGAAAGAAGAGCTGCAAGCCCTTGCCGAAGTGATCAAGCAGCATGAGTTCTTCGTGATCTCCGACGAAATCTACGACCAACTGGTCTATGATGTCGAACAGGTCTCGATCGCCTCGTTTGGCGAAGAGCTGAAAGCTCGCACCCTGTTGATCAACGGCTTCTCCAAAGCGTACTCGATGACCGGCTGGCGGGTCGGGTACATGGCAGGGGAGAAGAGCCTGATCAAAGCGATGACGTCCTTCCAGAGCCACACCACGGCCAACCCTGCCTCGATCTCGCAGCGGGCCGCACTTGCCGCGCTCGATCACCACGACGAGGAGATGGTGCCGGAATTCCGCTGGCGCCGCGACTATGTGCTCGACCGCATCCGCAAGATGCCGCACCTGACCTGCGACACCCCGAGCGGGGCGTTCTATGTGTTCCCGAACTGCGCGGCGACCTATGGCAAGAGCTACAAGGGGCATGTGATCCACAACTCGGACGATTTCGCCACGCTCTTGCTCGAGCAGGCGAAGATCGCCCTCGTGCCCGGCTCCGCCTTCGCCGCTCCGAACAACTTCCGCATCTCCTACGCCACCTCGCGCGACAACCTCGCCAAGGCGATGGACCGCCTGGAAGCGTTCTTGAACGACGTGCAGTAG
- a CDS encoding PBP1A family penicillin-binding protein produces MKSSHFEPGTDQEPELIPARRPKEKQKNKGLWLWKAAAVFLMSTFAFGAFFYLYLRYADLPPNDIANTSKLVAADNTVLTDLLDGGENRLKVSLHDIPQAVIDATIAVEDQQFYSHGGFNPAGIARALWVDLKSGQALEGGSTITQQLAKNLYLTQDKTIKRKLQEALHTLQLEMNYSKEEILEQYLNVIYYGQGAYGIEMAAQTYFDKPSKDLTLAEAALLAGIPKGPNIYNPFFHLDAAKERQRIVLNLMAHEGKITEQEADLAFHEELKFAALKTPKGRAPYFTDYVSYQLKQVYGVAEEDLYRGGLKIQTTLDPAMQKAAEDAVTAHLQNHPDLQVSLIAIDPNSGEIKAMVGGQNYAESSYNRTLAKRQPGSAFKPFVYLTALNNSYTPSTRIKSEQTTFTYDDDKGVPKEYEVHNFNNIYAEDYLPFRDAIARSDNVFAVTTNMDVGPEKVITTAKALGISSPMKPYPSLALGVFPASPLELVRAYAPLANGGQKIEPYAIRSIEDTYKEQVKTFRPHREQVIDPGAAFILTDMMKSVLTDPYGTGYRIHDSFRRPAAGKTGTTDTDAWMIGYTPQLLTAVWIGYDKDRLLSATESHLAAPIWADFMNEAHKSLPEKQFAVPSNVIESFIDPTTGQLATENCPVKRREYYLVGTEPTDWCEEHPSMKKNPVDKLQKDAETGGRTFWEWLTGRGKGE; encoded by the coding sequence ATGAAATCATCCCATTTTGAACCGGGGACGGATCAGGAACCGGAGCTGATTCCGGCCCGCAGACCGAAGGAAAAACAGAAGAACAAGGGGCTATGGCTCTGGAAAGCCGCTGCGGTCTTCCTGATGTCCACGTTCGCCTTTGGCGCCTTTTTCTATCTCTATCTGCGCTATGCCGACCTGCCGCCCAATGACATTGCCAACACGTCGAAGCTGGTGGCAGCTGACAATACGGTGCTCACCGATCTCCTCGACGGGGGAGAGAACCGGCTGAAAGTCTCACTGCATGACATCCCCCAGGCGGTGATCGACGCGACGATCGCCGTGGAAGACCAGCAGTTCTACAGCCACGGCGGCTTCAACCCGGCCGGGATCGCCCGCGCCTTATGGGTGGATCTCAAGTCCGGTCAGGCGCTCGAAGGCGGCTCGACGATCACCCAGCAGCTCGCCAAGAACCTCTACCTGACCCAGGACAAGACGATCAAGCGCAAACTGCAGGAAGCGCTGCACACCTTGCAACTCGAAATGAATTATTCAAAGGAAGAAATTCTCGAGCAGTACCTGAACGTCATCTATTACGGGCAAGGTGCCTACGGCATCGAGATGGCCGCCCAGACCTATTTTGACAAGCCGAGCAAAGACCTGACGCTCGCCGAAGCGGCGCTGCTCGCCGGCATCCCGAAAGGCCCGAACATCTACAATCCGTTCTTCCACCTCGACGCCGCCAAAGAACGCCAGCGCATCGTGTTGAACCTGATGGCGCACGAAGGCAAGATCACCGAGCAGGAGGCAGACCTGGCGTTCCACGAAGAGCTGAAGTTCGCCGCGCTGAAAACGCCGAAAGGGCGGGCGCCGTACTTCACCGACTATGTCAGCTACCAGCTCAAGCAGGTCTACGGCGTCGCCGAGGAAGACCTCTACCGGGGCGGCTTGAAGATCCAGACCACCTTGGACCCCGCGATGCAAAAAGCGGCCGAGGACGCGGTCACAGCCCATCTGCAGAACCACCCGGACCTTCAGGTCTCGCTAATCGCGATCGACCCGAACAGCGGCGAGATCAAAGCGATGGTCGGCGGACAGAACTACGCGGAGAGCTCTTACAACCGCACGCTCGCCAAACGTCAGCCCGGCTCGGCGTTCAAGCCGTTCGTCTACCTGACCGCCCTGAACAACTCCTACACGCCGTCGACGCGCATCAAGTCGGAGCAGACGACGTTCACCTACGATGACGACAAAGGCGTACCGAAAGAATATGAGGTACACAACTTCAACAACATCTACGCGGAAGACTATCTGCCGTTCCGCGATGCGATCGCCCGCTCCGACAATGTGTTTGCCGTGACGACGAACATGGATGTCGGCCCGGAGAAAGTGATCACCACCGCCAAGGCGCTCGGCATCTCCTCGCCGATGAAGCCGTACCCGTCGCTGGCGCTCGGCGTGTTCCCCGCGTCGCCGCTGGAGCTGGTGCGCGCCTATGCGCCGCTCGCCAACGGCGGACAAAAGATCGAGCCGTACGCGATCCGCTCGATCGAAGACACCTACAAGGAACAGGTCAAGACGTTCCGGCCGCATCGGGAGCAGGTGATCGATCCCGGCGCTGCCTTCATCCTGACCGATATGATGAAATCGGTGCTGACCGATCCGTACGGCACCGGCTACCGCATCCATGACAGCTTCCGGCGCCCGGCGGCAGGGAAGACCGGCACGACCGACACCGACGCCTGGATGATCGGGTACACGCCGCAACTGCTCACCGCCGTCTGGATCGGCTATGACAAAGACCGCCTGCTCTCGGCGACCGAGTCGCATCTGGCCGCGCCGATCTGGGCCGATTTTATGAACGAAGCGCACAAGAGCCTGCCGGAGAAACAGTTCGCCGTGCCGTCCAACGTCATCGAGTCGTTCATCGACCCGACGACCGGGCAGCTGGCCACCGAAAATTGCCCGGTCAAGCGCCGCGAATATTACCTCGTCGGCACCGAGCCGACCGACTGGTGTGAGGAGCATCCTTCGATGAAGAAAAACCCGGTCGACAAGCTGCAAAAGGACGCAGAGACTGGCGGTCGCACGTTCTGGGAGTGGCTCACCGGACGCGGAAAAGGCGAATAG
- a CDS encoding DUF1934 domain-containing protein gives MEGTVRVNVWSRQRQQNGERQTFQTEAEGKLVVKGEAIYIAYRESDESGLGSTLTTIRLQGQELTLIRQGETNMRQVLVKGKEQRGSYNTPYGPFELVTRTSMLMLNVNESGGRIEAVYNLRLAGEKCRMELVVEIAPLVTA, from the coding sequence ATGGAAGGGACGGTTCGCGTCAACGTCTGGTCCCGGCAGCGGCAGCAGAACGGAGAGCGGCAAACGTTTCAAACGGAGGCGGAAGGCAAGCTGGTGGTCAAAGGTGAGGCGATCTACATCGCCTACCGGGAAAGCGATGAGTCCGGGCTGGGCTCAACTTTGACCACGATCCGCCTGCAGGGGCAGGAGCTGACCCTGATCCGCCAAGGCGAGACCAACATGCGCCAAGTGCTGGTCAAAGGCAAAGAGCAGCGCGGCTCCTACAACACGCCCTACGGACCGTTCGAACTGGTCACTCGCACCTCCATGCTGATGCTGAACGTAAACGAAAGTGGCGGCCGGATCGAAGCCGTCTACAACCTCCGACTCGCCGGAGAGAAATGCCGCATGGAGCTGGTCGTCGAGATTGCCCCGCTCGTGACGGCCTGA
- the speB gene encoding agmatinase, whose amino-acid sequence MKNDPAYSGREFIGATQNYDEATAVIYGMPMDWTVSFRAGTRLGPQRVREVSILLEEYSPYLDKHLEEVNYFDGGDVPLAFGNPQRSVEQLYEYVKQLVADGKFPIGLGGEHLVSWGPIRAVKEKYDDLVVVQFDAHADLREDYEGEPYSHATVLRKACDVVGPQNVYQFGIRSGTREEFKYGRANTNFYPFDVLEPLQGVIDELKGRPIYLTIDIDVVDPAEAPGTGTLDAGGITARELFKALYLMRDAGLNIVAFDLVEIAPVYDPSEKTQILASKIVREVLLGLVPNTK is encoded by the coding sequence ATGAAAAACGACCCGGCGTACTCCGGACGCGAGTTTATCGGCGCGACGCAGAACTATGACGAAGCGACCGCGGTCATCTACGGCATGCCGATGGACTGGACGGTCTCCTTCCGCGCCGGCACCCGCCTCGGGCCGCAGCGCGTGCGTGAAGTCTCGATCCTCTTGGAAGAGTACTCCCCGTATCTGGACAAGCATCTGGAAGAAGTGAACTACTTCGACGGCGGCGACGTGCCGCTGGCGTTCGGCAACCCGCAGCGCTCCGTGGAGCAGCTGTATGAATACGTGAAGCAACTGGTCGCGGACGGCAAGTTCCCGATCGGTCTCGGCGGCGAGCATCTCGTCTCCTGGGGCCCGATCCGCGCTGTCAAAGAAAAGTATGACGATCTGGTCGTTGTGCAGTTTGACGCGCATGCCGACCTGCGTGAAGACTATGAAGGCGAACCGTACTCCCACGCGACCGTGCTGCGCAAAGCGTGCGACGTGGTCGGCCCGCAAAACGTCTACCAGTTCGGCATCCGCTCCGGCACCCGCGAAGAGTTCAAGTATGGCCGTGCAAACACCAACTTCTACCCGTTCGACGTGCTGGAACCGCTGCAAGGCGTGATCGACGAGCTGAAAGGCCGTCCGATCTACCTGACGATCGACATCGACGTCGTCGACCCGGCGGAAGCGCCGGGCACCGGCACGCTCGATGCGGGCGGCATCACGGCCAGAGAGCTGTTCAAAGCTCTGTACTTGATGCGCGACGCCGGTCTGAACATCGTGGCGTTCGACCTCGTGGAGATCGCACCGGTCTACGATCCGTCCGAAAAGACACAAATTCTGGCTTCGAAGATTGTCCGCGAAGTCTTGCTCGGCTTGGTTCCGAATACAAAATAA
- a CDS encoding DUF1427 family protein — protein MKVLILSLITGIVVGVLFTLMRLPLPAPPVLSGILGIVGIWLGAKIVEFFR, from the coding sequence CTGAAAGTATTGATTCTCTCGCTCATCACCGGGATCGTCGTCGGCGTGCTCTTCACGCTGATGCGCCTCCCCCTCCCTGCCCCGCCCGTCCTGTCGGGGATTCTCGGCATCGTCGGGATCTGGCTGGGAGCCAAGATCGTAGAGTTTTTCCGATAA